Proteins from a genomic interval of Kribbella aluminosa:
- a CDS encoding cupin domain-containing protein, with protein sequence MSDPVRVIKAGDLVAADPTSGMLRMRAFELPILWAGQVITQPGITSGWHHHDKNESSLYIVSGVLRLEFEGSDDYLDAVAGDFVHVPAFTVHRESNPSTEPSLAIIARAGSGIPTVNVDAPARR encoded by the coding sequence ATGTCCGACCCCGTTCGCGTCATCAAGGCCGGTGACCTGGTCGCCGCTGACCCGACCTCCGGCATGCTCCGGATGCGGGCGTTCGAGCTCCCGATCCTGTGGGCCGGCCAGGTGATCACCCAGCCCGGCATCACCTCCGGCTGGCACCACCACGACAAGAACGAGAGCAGCCTGTACATCGTGTCCGGTGTGCTCCGGCTGGAGTTCGAAGGCTCCGACGACTACCTGGACGCGGTGGCCGGCGACTTCGTGCACGTACCGGCGTTCACCGTGCACCGGGAGAGCAACCCGAGCACCGAGCCCTCGCTGGCCATCATCGCGCGGGCCGGCAGTGGGATCCCAACCGTGAACGTCGACGCCCCCGCACGGCGATGA
- a CDS encoding DegT/DnrJ/EryC1/StrS family aminotransferase: MGDHTMMPEWPQYDDEEAKALLAVLNSGKWGSTSGDTVATFEREFAAYQQAGYAVCLANGTLAIAVALRAAGVGIGDEVIVPPYTFVATASAALFVGAVPVFADVDPDTHLLDPAAAEAAITERTKAIVVVHLAGRPADLDAFTALGERHGLTIVEDAAQAHGAAYKGRPVGAIGDLGTFSFQSSKNITAGEGGVVLTDSAELAGAVYSLVNVGRVPGGGWYQHETVGYNLRLTEFQAAILRVQLRRHPELQQLRERNAQLLTDLLSTVDGIRLAPEDPAITAHGRHLFMLRIPDHRDAVLKSLTTTGFDKASSGYVPLHRNTAVLREAKAITDRLNQPYPETDCPNADTVATDTIWIPQPYLLGTEPQTRALATAITTAVAESN; this comes from the coding sequence ATGGGTGATCACACCATGATGCCGGAGTGGCCGCAGTACGACGACGAGGAAGCCAAGGCGCTGCTCGCGGTGCTGAACTCGGGGAAGTGGGGCAGCACCAGCGGGGACACTGTCGCTACGTTCGAGCGGGAGTTCGCGGCGTACCAGCAGGCCGGGTACGCGGTCTGCCTGGCGAACGGGACGCTCGCGATCGCGGTCGCGCTGCGGGCCGCCGGCGTCGGGATCGGCGACGAGGTGATCGTGCCGCCGTACACGTTCGTCGCGACCGCGTCGGCGGCGCTGTTCGTCGGCGCGGTACCGGTGTTCGCGGACGTGGATCCGGACACCCACCTGCTCGACCCGGCCGCCGCCGAGGCTGCGATCACCGAGCGGACCAAGGCGATCGTCGTCGTCCACCTCGCCGGGCGGCCGGCGGATCTCGACGCGTTCACCGCACTCGGGGAGCGCCACGGGCTGACCATCGTCGAGGACGCGGCGCAGGCGCACGGGGCGGCGTACAAGGGCCGGCCGGTCGGGGCGATCGGTGACCTCGGCACGTTCAGCTTCCAGAGCAGCAAGAACATCACCGCCGGCGAGGGCGGCGTCGTACTCACTGACTCCGCGGAGCTGGCCGGCGCGGTGTATTCGCTGGTCAACGTGGGGCGTGTCCCCGGCGGCGGCTGGTACCAGCACGAGACGGTCGGCTACAACCTGCGGCTGACCGAGTTCCAGGCGGCGATCCTCCGGGTCCAGCTCCGCCGGCACCCGGAGCTCCAGCAACTCCGCGAACGCAACGCCCAGCTACTCACGGACCTGCTCTCGACCGTCGACGGCATCCGGCTCGCACCCGAGGACCCCGCCATCACCGCCCACGGCCGCCACCTCTTCATGCTCCGCATCCCCGACCACCGCGACGCCGTCCTCAAGTCCCTCACCACCACAGGCTTCGACAAGGCGTCCTCCGGCTACGTCCCCCTCCACCGCAACACCGCAGTACTGCGAGAGGCAAAAGCAATCACCGACCGCCTCAACCAGCCCTACCCCGAGACCGACTGCCCGAACGCCGACACCGTCGCCACCGACACCATCTGGATCCCCCAGCCCTACCTGCTCGGCACCGAACCCCAAACCCGGGCCCTCGCCACCGCCATCACCACCGCAGTTGCCGAGAGCAACTAG
- a CDS encoding peptide ABC transporter substrate-binding protein: MAISAHLSVRQSPVGQTRRDFLRLSGLTIAAIGGSWSLTGCGLFGADSKAPDGQSTLKIDYVPVEVLDPQVITNGMWILSRGISEGLVAQNENGDGVQPAVASEWKVSDDHLTYTFTLRGNAQWSDGKPVVAQDFERTYKRLFTPAGGSAGGTTLGANSYQTATGIKGAQDFLSGVLTDWTKVGVHANGDHELVLTLAHPNPDFLLALTHPAMLPLPMDLVESKPKDWQNPPNYVSNGPYTVTEWVANSRLILVPNEKYWDRGNVKVGRIQVNLVEPSAAATATVPYENGETDLVQLAGPDVLRFQKSATLSKELEQTENYSILYLAKLRSQHKAMDDVRVRKALSLALDRKTLAGVQPGQQPGVSLVTSRAKGWDDSIAIKEDVGEAKQLLAQAGYPNGQGLPPVRLLVGVPDTTLADAIVDSWTKQLGIKAVVDHVEAGVYTERRWQVQKGDYIGFYYGTFAGLPTWPTMVGSLWSPQNVQEISLPSDQWQKYQAVQDDKTMTPAAKTAQLKAIRTGYAAKPALEIGTLVEQAAAESDDAKRLALYKQAAKLREEQYLYLPVLWQSLFHAVKPKVHGLQLRAYPDYFYLKPLSVVS, encoded by the coding sequence TTGGCTATCAGCGCCCATCTCTCTGTTCGCCAGTCCCCGGTCGGTCAGACCCGGCGTGACTTCCTTCGGCTGTCCGGTCTCACGATCGCCGCGATCGGCGGCAGCTGGTCGCTGACCGGCTGCGGCCTGTTCGGTGCCGACAGCAAGGCTCCCGACGGCCAGTCGACGCTGAAGATCGACTACGTTCCGGTCGAGGTGCTGGATCCGCAGGTGATCACCAACGGCATGTGGATCCTCAGTCGCGGAATCTCCGAGGGCCTGGTCGCCCAGAACGAGAACGGCGACGGTGTGCAGCCCGCCGTCGCCAGCGAGTGGAAGGTCTCCGACGACCACCTGACGTACACCTTCACGCTGCGCGGCAACGCCCAGTGGTCCGACGGCAAACCGGTCGTCGCACAGGACTTCGAGCGCACCTACAAGCGGCTGTTCACCCCGGCGGGCGGCTCGGCCGGCGGTACGACGCTCGGCGCGAACAGCTACCAGACCGCCACCGGGATCAAGGGCGCGCAGGACTTCCTGTCCGGTGTACTGACCGACTGGACCAAGGTCGGCGTACATGCGAACGGGGACCACGAGCTCGTCCTCACGCTCGCCCACCCGAACCCGGACTTCCTGCTCGCGCTCACCCATCCGGCGATGCTGCCGTTGCCGATGGACCTCGTCGAGAGCAAGCCGAAGGACTGGCAGAACCCGCCGAACTACGTGTCCAACGGGCCGTACACCGTGACCGAATGGGTCGCGAACTCGCGGCTGATCCTGGTACCGAACGAGAAGTACTGGGACCGCGGCAACGTCAAGGTCGGCCGCATCCAGGTGAACCTCGTCGAGCCGAGCGCGGCCGCGACGGCCACCGTGCCGTACGAGAACGGCGAGACCGACCTCGTCCAGCTCGCCGGACCGGACGTACTGCGGTTCCAGAAGAGCGCGACGTTGTCGAAGGAACTCGAGCAGACCGAGAACTACAGCATCCTCTACCTCGCGAAGCTGCGCAGTCAGCACAAGGCGATGGACGACGTACGGGTCCGTAAGGCGCTGTCGCTGGCGCTGGACCGCAAGACGCTGGCCGGCGTCCAACCCGGTCAGCAGCCCGGCGTCTCGCTGGTGACCAGCCGGGCGAAGGGCTGGGACGACAGCATCGCGATCAAGGAGGACGTCGGCGAGGCGAAGCAGTTGCTCGCCCAGGCCGGCTACCCGAACGGTCAGGGCCTGCCGCCGGTCCGGCTGCTGGTCGGCGTACCGGACACGACGCTCGCCGACGCGATCGTGGACAGCTGGACCAAGCAGCTCGGGATCAAGGCGGTCGTCGACCACGTCGAGGCCGGCGTCTACACCGAGCGCCGCTGGCAGGTGCAGAAGGGCGACTACATCGGCTTCTACTACGGCACGTTCGCCGGGCTGCCGACCTGGCCGACGATGGTCGGGTCGTTGTGGTCGCCGCAGAACGTCCAGGAGATCAGCCTGCCGAGCGACCAGTGGCAGAAGTACCAGGCGGTGCAGGACGACAAGACCATGACGCCTGCCGCGAAGACCGCCCAGCTCAAGGCGATCCGCACCGGGTACGCGGCCAAGCCCGCGCTGGAGATCGGCACGCTGGTCGAGCAGGCCGCTGCCGAGTCCGATGACGCGAAGCGGCTGGCGTTGTACAAGCAGGCCGCCAAGCTGCGTGAAGAGCAGTACCTGTACTTGCCGGTGCTCTGGCAGAGCCTGTTCCACGCGGTCAAGCCGAAGGTGCACGGCCTGCAGTTGCGGGCGTACCCGGACTACTTCTACCTCAAGCCGCTCAGCGTGGTGAGCTGA
- the glgX gene encoding glycogen debranching protein GlgX produces MQKWPGRPYPLGATYDGSGTNFAVFSEVAERVDLSLLGDDGTEQLVQLTEVDGFVHHAYLPGVQPGQRYGFRVHGPYNPSEGHRCNPSKLLLDPYAKAVDGQIDGDESLYSYRFAKPDELNTMDNREHTMLSVVTNPFFDWGNDRPPGHAYHETVIYEAHVKGLTKTHPALPENIRGTYAGIGHPAIIEHLRELGVSAIELMPVHQFAQDGHLQQIGLSNYWGYNTIGFFAPHNAYASTGTRGQQVTEFKTMVKALHEADIEVILDVVYNHTAEGNEFGPTLSFKGIDNAAYYRLVDQDKSHYYDTTGTGNSLLMRHPHVLQLIMDSLRYWVTEMHVDGFRFDLAATLARQFHEVDRLSAFFDLVQQDPVVSQVKLIAEPWDVGDGGYQVGNFPPLWTEWNGKYRDQVRDYWRGEKSTLAEFASRLTGSSDLYQDDSRRPLASINFITAHDGFTMRDLVSYNEKHNEANGEGGKDGESFNRSWNCGVEGATDDPEVLRLRAKQERNFLTTLLISQGVPMIAHGDELGRTQSGNNNVYCQDNELSWIDWQLTEPQKHLLEFTRSLVKLRNNHPVLRRRRFFHGDTGIDGLGDLVWFNPNGTEMQNGDWQRDDARAIAVFLNGDAISEPDPRGEPVVDDSFLVLLNGNFEPVDFLLPPEEYGETWTVAVDTTTPTGTGDAAPHAAGSTVQLEARSTLVLTRSRQA; encoded by the coding sequence GTGCAGAAATGGCCTGGTCGTCCTTACCCTCTCGGTGCCACGTACGACGGCTCCGGGACGAACTTCGCGGTGTTCTCGGAGGTTGCCGAACGAGTTGATCTGTCGCTGCTCGGCGACGACGGAACCGAGCAGCTGGTGCAGCTGACCGAGGTGGACGGGTTCGTGCACCACGCCTACCTGCCGGGCGTACAGCCGGGCCAGCGGTACGGGTTCCGGGTGCACGGGCCGTACAACCCGTCCGAGGGTCACCGCTGCAACCCGTCCAAGCTGCTGCTGGACCCGTACGCGAAGGCGGTCGACGGGCAGATCGACGGCGACGAGTCGCTGTACAGCTACCGGTTCGCGAAGCCGGACGAGCTGAACACCATGGACAACCGCGAGCACACCATGCTCTCGGTGGTCACCAACCCGTTCTTCGACTGGGGCAACGACCGCCCGCCGGGCCACGCGTACCACGAGACGGTCATCTACGAGGCGCACGTCAAGGGCCTCACCAAGACGCACCCGGCCCTGCCGGAGAACATCCGCGGCACGTACGCCGGGATCGGGCACCCGGCAATCATCGAGCACCTCAGGGAGCTCGGGGTGTCCGCGATCGAGCTGATGCCGGTGCACCAGTTCGCCCAGGACGGGCACCTGCAGCAGATCGGCCTGTCGAACTACTGGGGCTACAACACGATCGGCTTCTTCGCGCCGCACAACGCCTACGCGTCCACCGGGACCCGCGGGCAGCAGGTGACCGAGTTCAAGACGATGGTGAAGGCGCTGCACGAGGCGGACATCGAGGTGATCCTCGACGTCGTCTACAACCACACCGCCGAGGGGAACGAGTTCGGCCCGACGCTGTCGTTCAAGGGCATCGACAACGCGGCGTACTACCGGCTCGTCGACCAGGACAAGTCGCACTACTACGACACCACCGGCACTGGGAACAGCCTGCTGATGCGGCACCCGCACGTGCTGCAGCTGATCATGGACTCGCTGCGCTACTGGGTCACCGAGATGCACGTGGACGGTTTCCGCTTCGACCTCGCGGCCACGCTGGCCCGCCAGTTCCACGAGGTCGACCGGCTGTCGGCGTTCTTCGACCTGGTCCAGCAGGACCCGGTGGTGAGTCAGGTGAAGCTGATCGCCGAGCCGTGGGACGTCGGAGACGGCGGCTACCAGGTGGGCAACTTCCCGCCGCTGTGGACCGAGTGGAACGGCAAGTACCGCGACCAGGTCCGGGACTACTGGCGGGGTGAGAAGTCCACGCTGGCCGAGTTCGCGTCCCGGCTGACCGGATCGTCCGACCTGTACCAGGACGACAGCCGCCGGCCGTTGGCGAGCATCAACTTCATCACCGCCCACGACGGCTTCACGATGCGCGACCTGGTCTCGTACAACGAGAAGCACAACGAGGCGAACGGCGAGGGCGGCAAGGACGGCGAGAGCTTCAACCGCTCCTGGAACTGCGGCGTCGAGGGTGCGACCGACGACCCGGAGGTCCTGCGGCTGAGGGCCAAGCAGGAGCGCAACTTCCTGACCACGCTGCTGATCTCGCAGGGCGTGCCGATGATCGCCCACGGCGACGAGCTCGGCCGGACCCAGAGCGGGAACAACAACGTCTACTGTCAGGACAACGAGCTCTCCTGGATCGATTGGCAGCTGACCGAGCCGCAGAAGCACCTGCTCGAGTTCACCCGGTCGCTGGTCAAGCTGCGCAACAATCACCCGGTACTGCGCCGCCGCCGGTTCTTCCACGGTGACACCGGGATCGACGGCCTCGGCGACCTGGTGTGGTTCAACCCGAACGGCACCGAGATGCAGAACGGCGACTGGCAGCGCGACGACGCCCGGGCGATCGCGGTGTTCCTGAACGGCGACGCGATCTCCGAGCCGGACCCGCGCGGCGAGCCGGTCGTCGACGACTCGTTCCTGGTGCTGCTGAACGGCAACTTCGAGCCGGTCGACTTCCTGCTCCCACCGGAGGAGTACGGCGAGACCTGGACAGTCGCAGTCGACACGACGACGCCCACGGGCACCGGGGACGCGGCCCCGCACGCCGCCGGCTCGACGGTCCAGCTGGAGGCCCGGAGCACCCTTGTCCTGACACGGTCGAGGCAGGCATGA
- a CDS encoding S1 family peptidase: MRLSRGVLVVAGLLTLTAGAKPCIVGGTVTGVSEAPWAIALNTTQSESSSGRYCGATLIKPDKIVTAAHCMDEATSTYYAVQGRADLGDSSVGRVSTISKVWIHPGYNTKNNRYDVAVLTLAKPFTGVPVLPLETRVRADAAGAVPTVYGWGDTQDTGPDETLQKAAVPDLGDKTCLANKSYVANGYTAATNICAGYLKGGTDACQGDSGGPLVLNGRLLGVVSWGQGCAQPGEPGVYAEIAPVAEALLQH; the protein is encoded by the coding sequence ATGAGACTCTCACGGGGCGTACTCGTCGTTGCCGGCCTGCTGACCCTCACGGCTGGGGCGAAGCCGTGCATCGTCGGCGGCACGGTGACCGGTGTCAGCGAGGCTCCGTGGGCGATCGCGCTGAACACCACGCAGTCCGAGTCGTCCAGCGGGCGGTACTGCGGCGCGACGCTGATCAAGCCCGACAAGATCGTCACCGCGGCGCACTGCATGGACGAGGCGACCTCGACGTACTACGCGGTGCAGGGCCGTGCCGACCTCGGTGACAGCTCAGTGGGACGGGTGTCGACGATCAGCAAGGTGTGGATCCACCCGGGGTACAACACGAAGAACAACCGGTACGACGTCGCCGTGCTCACGCTGGCGAAGCCGTTCACCGGGGTGCCGGTGCTGCCGCTCGAGACGCGGGTCCGGGCGGACGCGGCGGGCGCAGTACCGACCGTGTACGGCTGGGGCGACACGCAGGACACCGGGCCTGACGAGACGTTGCAGAAGGCCGCAGTACCGGACCTGGGCGACAAGACGTGCCTGGCCAACAAGAGCTACGTCGCCAACGGGTACACCGCCGCCACCAACATCTGCGCCGGCTACCTCAAGGGCGGCACCGACGCGTGCCAGGGCGACTCGGGCGGACCGCTCGTCCTCAACGGCCGCCTGCTCGGTGTCGTGTCCTGGGGACAGGGCTGCGCGCAGCCGGGCGAGCCTGGCGTGTACGCCGAGATCGCGCCCGTGGCTGAAGCGTTGCTGCAACACTGA
- a CDS encoding ABC transporter permease has product MGLAVYIGKRVVRLVLSLIAVSILTFTLLQLAPGNFADLQRVNSGATNLGGVGTESMVGELESRYGADVPAWKQYLIFMKGAAHWDFGPSYKYASRNVQDIIAEAFPVSATLALLAVLLALLIAVPVGVFAALRQNSKSDHTTMFVVTLGHALPSYLTAAFMILLFSATLKLLPSGGWNGPKDLILPVLALSLGPAAVLARYVRSSMLETLREEYITAALAKGGPRRTVIVRHALRNSLIPLVTVAGPLLAALMTGTVFVEALLRIPGLGLYFANAAASRDMPLLMGTALFFALILMVTNLVVDLAYGLLDPRIRAAGGGPHDRD; this is encoded by the coding sequence GTGGGGCTCGCCGTCTACATCGGCAAGCGCGTGGTGCGGCTGGTCCTGTCCCTGATCGCGGTCTCGATCCTGACCTTTACCCTGCTGCAGCTCGCACCGGGCAACTTCGCGGACCTGCAGCGGGTGAACAGCGGCGCCACCAACCTCGGCGGCGTCGGCACCGAGTCGATGGTCGGCGAGCTCGAGTCCCGGTACGGCGCCGACGTACCGGCCTGGAAGCAGTACCTGATCTTCATGAAGGGTGCGGCGCACTGGGACTTCGGGCCGTCGTACAAGTACGCCAGCCGGAACGTCCAGGACATCATCGCCGAGGCGTTCCCGGTGTCGGCGACGTTGGCGTTGCTGGCCGTCCTGCTCGCGCTGCTGATCGCCGTACCGGTCGGGGTGTTCGCGGCGTTGCGGCAGAACTCGAAGTCCGACCATACGACGATGTTCGTGGTCACGCTCGGGCACGCGCTGCCCAGCTACCTGACCGCGGCGTTCATGATCCTGCTGTTCTCCGCCACGCTGAAGCTGCTGCCGTCCGGCGGCTGGAACGGGCCGAAGGACCTGATCCTGCCGGTGCTCGCGCTGAGCCTCGGCCCGGCCGCGGTGCTGGCCCGGTACGTGCGGTCGAGCATGCTGGAGACGTTGCGCGAGGAGTACATCACGGCGGCGCTGGCCAAGGGCGGTCCACGGCGTACCGTCATCGTCCGGCACGCGCTGCGCAATTCCCTGATCCCGCTGGTCACCGTGGCCGGACCGCTGCTGGCGGCGTTGATGACCGGCACCGTGTTCGTCGAGGCGCTGCTGCGGATCCCCGGTCTCGGCCTGTACTTCGCCAACGCGGCCGCCAGTCGGGACATGCCGTTGCTGATGGGTACGGCGTTGTTCTTCGCGCTGATCCTGATGGTGACCAACCTGGTCGTGGACCTGGCGTACGGGCTCCTCGATCCGCGAATCCGTGCGGCCGGAGGTGGTCCCCATGACCGCGACTGA
- a CDS encoding ATP-binding cassette domain-containing protein yields the protein MSEPLIRASSVTKVFRTRAGEVRAVDDVSLTVHRGETLGLVGESGSGKSTMARLMMGLQTPTSGRVEFDGRDLGTLPARELRLLRPRMQMVFQNPYGSLLPHFSAIGNVMEPLRLHDRGDRESRRTTALELLELVGINTHHAELYPRQFSGGQQQRIAIARALALEPELLVCDEPTSSLDVSIQAQILELFTDLRDRLGLSFLFISHNLAVVERLADRVAVMNKGRLVEESPTEELFRDPQDPYTQQLLAAVLPIRQDG from the coding sequence ATGTCTGAGCCGCTGATCCGGGCCTCGTCGGTGACCAAGGTCTTCAGGACCCGGGCCGGTGAGGTGCGCGCTGTCGACGACGTGTCGCTGACCGTGCATCGGGGCGAGACGCTCGGGCTGGTCGGGGAGAGCGGCAGCGGCAAGTCGACGATGGCGCGGCTGATGATGGGGCTGCAGACGCCGACCTCGGGACGGGTCGAGTTCGACGGGCGTGATCTGGGTACGCTGCCGGCTCGTGAGTTGCGGTTGCTGCGCCCGCGGATGCAGATGGTGTTCCAGAACCCGTACGGTTCGCTGTTGCCGCACTTCAGCGCGATCGGCAACGTGATGGAGCCACTGCGGCTGCACGACCGTGGCGACCGGGAGTCCCGGCGTACGACGGCTTTGGAACTGCTTGAGCTGGTGGGGATCAACACGCACCATGCGGAGCTGTATCCGCGGCAGTTCTCGGGTGGTCAGCAGCAGCGGATCGCGATCGCGCGGGCGCTGGCGCTCGAACCCGAGCTGCTGGTCTGCGACGAGCCGACGTCGTCGTTGGACGTGTCGATCCAGGCGCAGATCCTCGAACTCTTCACCGACCTGCGCGATCGGCTGGGGCTGTCGTTCCTCTTCATCTCGCACAACCTGGCCGTTGTCGAACGGCTGGCCGATCGCGTCGCTGTGATGAACAAGGGGCGACTGGTCGAGGAGAGCCCGACCGAGGAGTTGTTCCGCGATCCGCAGGATCCTTATACGCAACAACTTCTTGCTGCCGTACTGCCCATTCGGCAGGACGGCTGA
- a CDS encoding ABC transporter permease — protein MTATEGVRVARGPWARAWSRFRRHRLAFGSLIFCAFLILVAIAAPLIAPYGYEETDIQHKLAGPGSAGHLLGTDLLGRDILSRLIYGLQTALTVAFGAELTALVLALAIGLLAGYLGGRVEQVLMAFTDVMYAFPSYLFAVVMVTVLGRSIFALVVAIGIASWVTQARLVRAQVLTLKQREYVEAARSMGAKGTTIAIRYILPNAIGPILVTTSFAIPAAIAAEAGLALLGLGVQPPTPSWGAMISDGSRYLLAAPHLLVAPAVLFALTLLAFTWIGDGVRDAFDASGEQR, from the coding sequence ATGACCGCGACTGAGGGCGTGAGGGTTGCGCGCGGTCCGTGGGCGCGGGCCTGGTCCAGGTTTCGTCGGCACCGGCTGGCGTTCGGGAGCCTGATCTTCTGCGCGTTCCTGATCCTCGTCGCGATCGCCGCGCCGCTGATCGCGCCGTACGGCTATGAAGAGACCGATATCCAGCACAAGCTCGCGGGGCCGGGATCCGCGGGGCATCTGCTCGGGACCGACCTGCTCGGCCGGGACATCCTGAGCCGGCTGATCTACGGCCTGCAGACCGCGCTGACCGTGGCGTTCGGTGCCGAGCTGACGGCGCTCGTGCTGGCGCTGGCGATCGGGCTGCTCGCGGGCTACCTCGGCGGGCGGGTCGAGCAGGTGCTGATGGCGTTCACCGACGTGATGTACGCGTTCCCGAGCTACCTGTTCGCGGTCGTGATGGTGACCGTGCTGGGGCGCAGCATCTTCGCGCTGGTGGTCGCGATCGGGATCGCCTCCTGGGTCACGCAGGCCCGGCTGGTCCGCGCGCAGGTGCTGACGCTGAAACAGCGCGAGTACGTCGAGGCGGCCCGGTCGATGGGCGCGAAGGGCACCACGATCGCGATCCGGTACATCCTGCCGAACGCGATCGGCCCGATCCTGGTCACCACCAGCTTCGCGATCCCGGCCGCGATCGCCGCCGAGGCAGGGCTCGCGCTGCTCGGGCTGGGCGTCCAGCCGCCGACCCCGTCGTGGGGCGCGATGATCAGCGACGGCAGCCGGTACCTGCTGGCCGCGCCGCACCTGCTGGTCGCGCCGGCGGTGCTGTTCGCATTGACGCTGCTGGCGTTCACGTGGATCGGCGACGGCGTACGGGACGCGTTCGACGCGAGTGGGGAGCAGCGATGA
- a CDS encoding ABC transporter ATP-binding protein, with protein MSLLSVRELRTTFRREGGDPLTAVDGVSFDVQRGQALAVVGESGSGKSVTMRSVLGILPRTARITGGQALYGGRDLLAIGDKELRRIRGRDIAMVFQSAMEAMNPTLTLERQLTEHLIWHGLCTKAEARKRAIRALGDVGIPDPEKRIRTYPFQLSGGMRQRAMIAMAMVTEPALLIADEPTTAVDVTVQRQILDLLADLKARGTGIVMITHDLGVARYFCDDAVVMYAGRVVERAPMGTLLDDPRHPYSVGLLGSGVEVGGRDLPLRPIPGSPPDLSRRPEGCPFHPRCPQAELPRCSTEQEPLTIGPSRDAACWKVTADV; from the coding sequence ATGAGCCTGTTGTCGGTCCGGGAGCTGCGGACGACGTTCCGACGTGAGGGCGGCGATCCGCTGACTGCGGTCGACGGCGTTTCGTTCGACGTACAGCGGGGACAGGCGCTGGCGGTCGTCGGGGAGAGCGGGAGCGGCAAGAGCGTGACGATGCGCAGCGTGCTGGGCATCCTGCCGCGGACCGCGCGGATCACCGGCGGCCAGGCGCTGTACGGCGGCCGGGACCTGCTCGCGATCGGCGACAAGGAGCTGCGCCGGATCCGCGGCCGCGACATCGCGATGGTGTTCCAGAGCGCGATGGAGGCGATGAACCCGACGCTGACGCTCGAGCGGCAGCTCACCGAGCACCTGATCTGGCACGGCCTGTGCACGAAGGCGGAAGCCCGCAAGCGCGCGATCCGGGCGCTCGGCGACGTCGGCATCCCGGACCCGGAGAAGCGGATCCGCACGTACCCGTTCCAGCTCTCCGGCGGGATGCGGCAACGGGCGATGATCGCGATGGCGATGGTGACCGAGCCGGCGCTGCTGATCGCCGACGAGCCGACCACCGCGGTCGACGTCACCGTGCAACGCCAGATCCTCGACCTGCTGGCGGACCTGAAAGCGCGCGGCACGGGGATCGTGATGATCACCCACGACCTCGGTGTCGCGCGGTACTTCTGCGACGACGCCGTCGTGATGTACGCCGGACGGGTCGTCGAACGCGCGCCGATGGGGACGCTGCTCGACGACCCGCGGCATCCGTACAGCGTCGGCCTGCTCGGGTCGGGCGTCGAGGTCGGCGGACGCGACCTGCCGCTGCGGCCGATCCCCGGCAGCCCGCCCGACCTCTCCCGGCGTCCGGAGGGCTGCCCGTTCCATCCGCGCTGCCCGCAGGCCGAACTCCCGCGCTGCAGCACCGAACAGGAACCGTTGACGATCGGCCCCTCGCGGGACGCCGCCTGCTGGAAGGTAACCGCCGATGTCTGA